One part of the Arabidopsis thaliana chromosome 1 sequence genome encodes these proteins:
- a CDS encoding Prolyl oligopeptidase family protein, protein MKIEDKKVEPDSLSWVKFSGITWTHDGKGFFYSRYPAPREGEKIDAGTETNSNLYHELYYHFLGTDQSEDVLCWRDQDNPKHMFGSKVTDDGKYLIMSIEEGCDPVNKVYHCDLSLLPKGLEGFRGSNTLLPFVKLIDTFDAQYIAIANDETLFTFLTNKDAPKYKVVRVDLKEPSSWTDVIAEHEKDVLSTASAVNGDQLVVSYMSDVKHILQIRDLKSGSLLHGLPVDIGSVCGVFARRKDTTFFFRFTSFLTPGVIYICDLSHEAPEVTVFREIGVPGFDRTAFQVTQVFYPSKDGTDIPMFIVARKDIKLDGSHPCLLYAYGGFSISMTPFFSATRIVLGRHLGTVFCFANIRGGGEYGEEWHKSGALANKQNCFDDFISGAEYLVSAGYTQPRKLCIEGGSNGGILVGACINQRPDLFGCALAHVGVMDMLRFHKFTIGHAWTSEFGCSDKEEEFHWLIKYSPLHNVKRPWEQKTDLFFQYPSTMLLTADHDDRVVPLHSYKLLATMQYELGLSLENSPQTNPIIARIEVKAGHGAGRPTQKMIDEAADRYSFMAKMVDASWID, encoded by the exons atgaagattgaagatAAGAAAGTGGAACCTGATTCTTTATCTTGG GTTAAGTTTAGTGGGATCACATGGACACATGATGGGAAAGGTTTTTTCTACAGTCGCTATCCAGCTCCACG AGAGGGAGAGAAGATAGATGCTGGTACAGAGACTAATTCTAACCTTTACCATGAGTTATACTACCATTTCCTTGGGACTGATCAATCCGAAGATGTTTTGTGTTGGAGAGACCAAGATAATCCCAAACATATGTTCGGATCCAAAGTCACTGATGATGGGAAG TACTTAATCATGTCAATTGAAGAAGGTTGTGACCCTGTAAACAAGGTTTATCATTGTGATCTCTCATTACTTCCTAAAGGTCTAGAAGGTTTTAGAGGAAGCAACACTTTACTTCCATTTGTTAAGCTTATTGACACTTTTGACGCACAATACATTGCTATCGCAAACGACGAGACATTGTTTACTTTCTTAACCAACAAAGATGCCCCAAAGTACAAAGTAGTTCGGGTTGACTTGAAGGAACCGAGCAGTTGGACTGATGTTATCGCTGAACATGAAAAGGATGTTCTCTCAACAGCTTCTGCAGTTAATGGAGACCAACTGGTTGTTAGCTACATGAGTGATGTAAAACACATCCTGCAGATTAGGGACTTGAAATCCGGTTCCTTGCTTCATGGATTACCTGTAGATATTGGCTCGGTATGTGGAGTTTTTGCTCGGCGTAAAGACACCACGTTTTTCTTTAGGTTCACAAGCTTCCTTACACCTGGCGTCATTTACATATGTGACTTATCCCATGAAGCTCCAGAAGTAACGGTATTTCGTGAAATCGGTGTACCTGGATTCGATAGAACTGCATTTCAAGTCACTCAG GTCTTTTATCCGAGTAAGGACGGAACAGATATACCGATGTTTATAGTGGCTAGAAAAGATATAAAGCTAGATGGATCACACCCATGTTTGCTCTATGCATATGGAGGGTTTAGCATAAGCATGACGCCGTTTTTCAGCGCGACCCGTATTGTGCTTGGTAGGCATCTTGGTACCGTGTTCTGTTTTGCAAACATCCGTGGTGGTGGTGAGTATGGTGAGGAATGGCATAAATCTGGTGCTCTTGCCAATAAGCAGAATTGCTTCGATGATTTCATCTCCGGGGCTGAGTATCTGGTTTCAGCTGGTTATACACAACCGAGGAAACTTTGTATCGAAGGTGGTAGTAACGGTGGTATTCTAGTAGGGGCTTGCATTAATCAG AGACCGGATCTCTTTGGGTGTGCTCTGGCTCATGTTGGGGTCATGGACATGCTCCGGTTTCACAAGTTTACCATAGGACATGCTTGGACTTCTGAATTTGGTTGTTCTGACAAGGAAGAGGAGTTCCATTGGCTGATAAA GTATTCGCCTCTGCATAATGTGAAGAGGCCATGGGAACAGAAGACAGATCTGTTTTTTCAGTACCCATCAACCATGTTGTTAACTGCTGATCATGACGATAGAGTCGTCCCACTTCATTCTTACAAGTTGCTTGCG ACAATGCAATATGAATTAGGTTTGAGTTTAGAGAATAGTCCACAGACGAACCCTATAATTGCTCGAATAGAAGTAAAAGCCGGGCATGGAGCAGGACGTCCAACGCAAAAGATG ATTGATGAAGCGGCTGATAGATATTCGTTCATGGCGAAGATGGTGGATGCTTCATGGATCGACTAG
- a CDS encoding Pseudouridine synthase family protein (Pseudouridine synthase family protein; FUNCTIONS IN: pseudouridine synthase activity; INVOLVED IN: pseudouridine synthesis, RNA modification; LOCATED IN: cellular_component unknown; EXPRESSED IN: 22 plant structures; EXPRESSED DURING: 13 growth stages; CONTAINS InterPro DOMAIN/s: Pseudouridine synthase, catalytic domain (InterPro:IPR020103), Pseudouridine synthase I, TruA, N-terminal (InterPro:IPR020094), Pseudouridine synthase I, TruA, alpha/beta domain (InterPro:IPR020097), Pseudouridine synthase I, TruA, C-terminal (InterPro:IPR020095), Pseudouridine synthase I, TruA (InterPro:IPR001406); BEST Arabidopsis thaliana protein match is: Pseudouridine synthase family protein (TAIR:AT1G76120.1); Has 3883 Blast hits to 3550 proteins in 1359 species: Archae - 140; Bacteria - 2302; Metazoa - 346; Fungi - 312; Plants - 197; Viruses - 0; Other Eukaryotes - 586 (source: NCBI BLink).): MENQEPDIEKLPRDDVPDREPDHKKLKISTTGQETDSSAVTTGGSNVAERRAPKYRRRKVAIVFAFCGVGYQGMQKNPGAKTIEGELEEALFHAGAVPDADRNKPRNYEWARSARTDKGVSAVGQVVSGRFYVDPPGFVERLNSKLPDQIRVFGYKRVAPSFSSKKFCDRRRYVYLIPVFALDPCVHGEAEMVRTDLGYEYVKCVECSEKGYKIPLGVMGKDTDCCDTKSLEIQSDISSSTCDAIGADVKCETLSSSVPSAENNLNSEVLDGADVSALSSKAEGMEESNTLAKVEMNNGEGEDMTKSESKFCYGEKEKERFNRILSYYVGSHNFHNFTTRTKAADPAANRYILSFNANTVINLDGKDFVKCEVVGQSFMLHQIRKMIGLAVAIMRNYAPESLIEASFKKDVRINVPMAPEVGLYLDECFFTSYNKRFKGSHEEVSMEEYKEVAEEFKWKYVYSHIGSAEEKDGAVAIWLHSLNQRNYPDLRSNEYQPDEVIVYKKIGEASEENIHEGNAELFVVDKVNDETSEGTTMEERTTLEEKATG; the protein is encoded by the exons ATGGAGAATCAAGAGCCTGATATCGAGAAATTGCCTCGAGACGATGTTCCTGATAGAGAACCAGACCATAAGAAGCTCAAGATTTCGACCACCGGCCAGGAAACTGATTCCTCGGCTGTTACCACCGGCGGAAGCAATGTCGCTGAGCGTAGAGCGCCGAAATACAGACGCCGGAAAGTCGCAATCGTGTTTGCGTTCTGCGGAGTAGGGTATCAGGGAATGCAAAAGAATCCCGGCGCCAAAACCATTGAAGGCGAGCTCGAAGAGGCTTTGTTCCATGCCGGAGCAGTACCTGATGCTGATCGGAACAAACCAAGAAATTACGAATGGGCACGATCCGCTAGAACTGATAAAGGAGTGAGTGCGGTGGGACAAGTGGTTTCTGGTCGTTTCTATGTTGATCCGCCTGGATTTGTGGAGCGGCTCAATTCGAAGCTCCCTGATCAGATTCGTGTGTTTGGGTACAAGCGTGTTGCACCGTCGTTTAGCTCCAAAAAATTCTGTGATCGGAGGAGGTATGTGTATCTAATCCCGGTTTTTGCTTTGGATCCATGCGTACATGGTGAAGCTGAGATGGTTAGAACGGATTTAGGTTACGAATATGTCAAATGTGTAGAGTGCTCTGAGAAAGGCTATAAGATTCCACTTGGTGTTATGGGTAAAGACACTGATTGTTGTGATACAAAATCATTGGAGATTCAGTCAGACATTTCGTCGAGCACCTGTGATGCAATAGGAGCTGATGTCAAGTGTGAAACTTTGAGCTCTAGTGTACCTAGTGCAGAAAATAACTTAAACTCAGAAGTTCTAGATGGGGCTGATGTATCTGCTTTAAGCTCTAAAGCAGAGGGTATGGAAGAATCGAATACTTTGGCTAAGGTAGAGATGAACAATGGGGAAGGAGAAGACATGACTAAAAGCGAGAGCAAGTTCTGTTATGGAGAGAAGGAAAAGGAGAGGTTTAACAGAATACTAAGCTATTATGTTGGTTCACATAACTTCCACAACTTCACCACCAGAACGAAAGCAGCAGACCCAGCTGCGAATCGTTacattctctctttcaatGCAAACACAGTGATTAATCTCGATGGAAAAGATTTTGTCAAATGTGAAGTTGTTGGACAGAGCTTCATGCTTCATCAAATCCGGAAAATGATTGGACTTGCTGTTGCTATCATGAGGAACTATGCTCCTGAATCACTGATCGAAGCTTCTTTCAAGAA GGATGTGAGAATAAATGTACCGATGGCGCCAGAAGTTGGATTATACCTTGATGAATGCTTCTTCACGTCTTACAACAAAAGGTTTAAAGGCAGTCATGAGGAGGTGTCAATGGAAGAGTACAAGGAAGTAGCTGAAGAGTTCAAATGGAAGTATGTTTATTCACATATTGGCTCTgctgaagaaaaagatggagCTGTGGCGATTTGGTTGCATTCTCTGAACCAGAGAAACTATCCTGATCTACGAAGCAATGAATACCAACCGGATGAAGTCATTGTCTATAAGAAGATTGGTGAAGCCTCTGAAGAAAATATCCATGAAGGCAATGCTGAGCTATTCGTTGTCGATAAGGTGAATGATGAAACCTCTGAAGGAACGACTATGGAAGAGAGGACCACACTAGAGGAGAAGGCAACAGGGTGA
- a CDS encoding Prolyl oligopeptidase family protein (Prolyl oligopeptidase family protein; FUNCTIONS IN: serine-type peptidase activity, serine-type endopeptidase activity; INVOLVED IN: proteolysis; LOCATED IN: cellular_component unknown; EXPRESSED IN: 19 plant structures; EXPRESSED DURING: 9 growth stages; CONTAINS InterPro DOMAIN/s: Peptidase S9, prolyl oligopeptidase, catalytic domain (InterPro:IPR001375), Peptidase S9A, oligopeptidase, N-terminal beta-propeller (InterPro:IPR004106), Peptidase S9A, prolyl oligopeptidase (InterPro:IPR002470); BEST Arabidopsis thaliana protein match is: Prolyl oligopeptidase family protein (TAIR:AT1G76140.1); Has 7989 Blast hits to 7898 proteins in 1359 species: Archae - 93; Bacteria - 3809; Metazoa - 313; Fungi - 45; Plants - 231; Viruses - 0; Other Eukaryotes - 3498 (source: NCBI BLink).), with protein sequence MGSLPAFEERLQYPTARRDESVVEDYHGVKVSDPYRWLEDPDAEEVKEFVEKQVQLSDSVLKSCETKEKLHDKFTKFIDYPRFDTPFKRGNSYFYFHNSGLQAQSVLHVQDDLESEAEILLDPNTLSDDGTVSLNTLSISEDAKYLAYGLSSSGSDWVTIKVMKIEDKKVEPDSLSWVKFSGITWTHDGKGFFYSRYPAPREGEKIDAGTETNSNLYHELYYHFLGTDQSEDVLCWRDQDNPKHMFGSKVTDDGKYLIMSIEEGCDPVNKVYHCDLSLLPKGLEGFRGSNTLLPFVKLIDTFDAQYIAIANDETLFTFLTNKDAPKYKVVRVDLKEPSSWTDVIAEHEKDVLSTASAVNGDQLVVSYMSDVKHILQIRDLKSGSLLHGLPVDIGSVCGVFARRKDTTFFFRFTSFLTPGVIYICDLSHEAPEVTVFREIGVPGFDRTAFQVTQVFYPSKDGTDIPMFIVARKDIKLDGSHPCLLYAYGGFSISMTPFFSATRIVLGRHLGTVFCFANIRGGGEYGEEWHKSGALANKQNCFDDFISGAEYLVSAGYTQPRKLCIEGGSNGGILVGACINQRPDLFGCALAHVGVMDMLRFHKFTIGHAWTSEFGCSDKEEEFHWLIKYSPLHNVKRPWEQKTDLFFQYPSTMLLTADHDDRVVPLHSYKLLATMQYELGLSLENSPQTNPIIARIEVKAGHGAGRPTQKMIDEAADRYSFMAKMVDASWID encoded by the exons ATGGGATCTCTCCCTGCGTTTGAAGAGCGGTTGCAGTATCCAACGGCGAGGCGTGATGAGTCCGTCGTTGAAGATTATCACGGCGTTAAAGTCTCCGATCCTTACCGCTG GTTGGAAGATCCTGACGCTGAAGAAGTGAAAGAATTTGTAGAGAAGCAAGTGCAATTGTCAGATTCAGTGCTCAAAAGTTGCGAAACGAAGGAAAAGCTTCATGACAAATTCACAAAGTTTATTGATTATCCTCGTTTCGATACGCCCTTTAAGCGAGGGAACAGCTACTTTTACTTCCATAACTCAGGTCTTCAAGCTCAGAGTGTGCTTCATGTTCAG GATGATTTGGAGTCTGAAGCAGAGATCTTGCTTGATCCTAATACTCTTAGTGATGATGGAACAGTTTCTTTAAACACTTTATCTATTAGTGAGGATGCTAAGTATTTGGCTTATGGCCTTAGCTCTAGTGGTAGTGATTGGGTTACTATTAAAGtgatgaagattgaagatAAGAAAGTGGAACCTGATTCTTTATCTTGG GTTAAGTTTAGTGGGATCACATGGACACATGATGGGAAAGGTTTTTTCTACAGTCGCTATCCAGCTCCACG AGAGGGAGAGAAGATAGATGCTGGTACAGAGACTAATTCTAACCTTTACCATGAGTTATACTACCATTTCCTTGGGACTGATCAATCCGAAGATGTTTTGTGTTGGAGAGACCAAGATAATCCCAAACATATGTTCGGATCCAAAGTCACTGATGATGGGAAG TACTTAATCATGTCAATTGAAGAAGGTTGTGACCCTGTAAACAAGGTTTATCATTGTGATCTCTCATTACTTCCTAAAGGTCTAGAAGGTTTTAGAGGAAGCAACACTTTACTTCCATTTGTTAAGCTTATTGACACTTTTGACGCACAATACATTGCTATCGCAAACGACGAGACATTGTTTACTTTCTTAACCAACAAAGATGCCCCAAAGTACAAAGTAGTTCGGGTTGACTTGAAGGAACCGAGCAGTTGGACTGATGTTATCGCTGAACATGAAAAGGATGTTCTCTCAACAGCTTCTGCAGTTAATGGAGACCAACTGGTTGTTAGCTACATGAGTGATGTAAAACACATCCTGCAGATTAGGGACTTGAAATCCGGTTCCTTGCTTCATGGATTACCTGTAGATATTGGCTCGGTATGTGGAGTTTTTGCTCGGCGTAAAGACACCACGTTTTTCTTTAGGTTCACAAGCTTCCTTACACCTGGCGTCATTTACATATGTGACTTATCCCATGAAGCTCCAGAAGTAACGGTATTTCGTGAAATCGGTGTACCTGGATTCGATAGAACTGCATTTCAAGTCACTCAG GTCTTTTATCCGAGTAAGGACGGAACAGATATACCGATGTTTATAGTGGCTAGAAAAGATATAAAGCTAGATGGATCACACCCATGTTTGCTCTATGCATATGGAGGGTTTAGCATAAGCATGACGCCGTTTTTCAGCGCGACCCGTATTGTGCTTGGTAGGCATCTTGGTACCGTGTTCTGTTTTGCAAACATCCGTGGTGGTGGTGAGTATGGTGAGGAATGGCATAAATCTGGTGCTCTTGCCAATAAGCAGAATTGCTTCGATGATTTCATCTCCGGGGCTGAGTATCTGGTTTCAGCTGGTTATACACAACCGAGGAAACTTTGTATCGAAGGTGGTAGTAACGGTGGTATTCTAGTAGGGGCTTGCATTAATCAG AGACCGGATCTCTTTGGGTGTGCTCTGGCTCATGTTGGGGTCATGGACATGCTCCGGTTTCACAAGTTTACCATAGGACATGCTTGGACTTCTGAATTTGGTTGTTCTGACAAGGAAGAGGAGTTCCATTGGCTGATAAA GTATTCGCCTCTGCATAATGTGAAGAGGCCATGGGAACAGAAGACAGATCTGTTTTTTCAGTACCCATCAACCATGTTGTTAACTGCTGATCATGACGATAGAGTCGTCCCACTTCATTCTTACAAGTTGCTTGCG ACAATGCAATATGAATTAGGTTTGAGTTTAGAGAATAGTCCACAGACGAACCCTATAATTGCTCGAATAGAAGTAAAAGCCGGGCATGGAGCAGGACGTCCAACGCAAAAGATG ATTGATGAAGCGGCTGATAGATATTCGTTCATGGCGAAGATGGTGGATGCTTCATGGATCGACTAG